The nucleotide sequence TACAACTACTGCGAGATTCTTCTTTTTCGTATGATCCATTCTTACGAATGAATAGAGGCTCTTCTCGGTATCATCGGCATTTATCCATCTGAAGCCTTCTTCTTTATTATCAAGCTCCCATAATGCAGGATATTCACGATATATCTCAAGAAGCTCTTTAACGTAAGCCTTCATAGCTGCATGAGCGGGATCCTCAAGGAGGAACCAGTCAAGCTCTCTTGCCTCACTCCACTCTCTTTCCTGGGCAAATTCCTGTCCCATAAAGAGAAGCTTCTTGCCTGCATGAGCCATCATGAAGCCATATCCTGCTCTGAGATTGGCAAATTTCTGCTCCTTATCTCCGGGCATTTTATTGAGCATTGAGCACTTAAGATGTACTACCTCGTCATGCGATAATACAAGAATATAATTTTCAGCCTGATTATAGCTCATGGCGAAAGTCATCTTGTAGTGATTATCTTTTCTGAAATATGGATCAAGGCGCATATAATCGCAGAAATCATGCATCCATCCCATGTTCCATTTAAATGTGAATCCGAGACCACCGTCTTCAGGCTTCGATGTAACCTTCGGCCATGCGGTGGACTCTTCTGCGATCATTACTGTTCCGTGGAACATTCCAAGGACTACAGAATTCAAATGCTCGAAGAATGCGATAGCCTCGAGGTTCTTATTTCCGCCGTAACGGTTGGGAACCCACTGACCTCCCTGCTTACCATAGTCGAGATAAAGCATGGAAGCGACCGCATCAACTCTGAGTCCGTCGATGTGGAACTCTCTCATCCAGTAGATTGCATTTGCAATGAGGAAATTCTTGACCTCACTCTTGCCATAGTCAAATATCTTTGTACCCCAGTCCGGATGCTCTCCCTTTCTGGGATCTGTATATTCAAATAAAGGCTCTCCATCGAAGTCTGCAAGACCGAATTCATCCCTCGGGAAGTGTGCCGGTACCCAGTCAAGGATAACGCCGATTCCATTCTCATGGAGTTTGTTTACGAGATAACGGAAGTCGTCAGGGGTTCCGTATCTGGAGGTCGGTGCATAATAACCGGTAACCTGATATCCCCAGGAACCATCAAATGGATATTCTGAAATACCCATAAGCTCGACATGGGTATATTTCATATCCTGCAGATATTCAACGATCCTGTCTGCAAATTCACGGTAGCTGTACATTCCGTCATTTTCAGGGTGCGGATGGCGCATCCATGAACCCATGTGGCACTCATATATAGCAAACGGCTGACGGTTGGGATCCTTCGTTTCTCTTTCCGACATCCATTTTGTATCTGACCATTTAAAGTTTGAAAAATATACTCTTGAAGCTGTGCCCGGACGAAGTTCTGCATACTGTGCAAATGGATCTGCCTTGTAAACTACTCCGCCGTTTCTCTTCTCTATGCAGAATTTATAGAGTGTGCCGGACTTTATACCCGGTACGAATGTCTGCCAGATCCCAAGCGGCTCGAGACGTTCCATCCTGTTTCTGGAGGTATCCCATTCATTGAAATCACCCACCAGACTGACATTTCTGGCATGAGGAGCCCAGACTGAGAAGTAAACTCCCTCAACTCCGTTCTCTACAGAAAGATGAGCTCCGAGTTTCTTATAAATATCATAGTGTGTACCGGTTCCGAAATAATACTGGTCATCATTTGAGATGTAGACCTTTTCAGGTTTTTTTTCTGCTTCTGAATCTTTAAGCCACTGCGGAACTGCAGGTGCTGTAGGCGGTGCCTCGATAGGAACCACTTCTGACAGATTCTTTTCTTTTACAAGCTTCTCTTCCTCTGAAAGCTTTGCTGCTCCCACAGATGCGTTTTTAGCTGATGACTGCTGAGCATAATTTCTGTTTTTATTCTTGTGCTTGCCCATTAGTATAATGCCCCCGTTTTATATTTATATTTTATTTTTAAATTGAAAAATCTTTTTCCCTCAATACTATCAGATCATTGTCATCATAACGTTTGCCGACTATAAGGTCTATCAAATGACCCGGTGTCCTTCTGTCTGCGTGGTTTATGGCGCTGTCAACAATTTTTTCAACTTCATTTATGTTTACTGAATGATCTGCTGTCTGCATTTCATCGATACGGGTATAAAGAGCAAGCACGCCCATATCGTCGATAGCATATTCTCTCTGCCTTGCGTATTCCCTTGCATGGAAAACAAGATCGTCATTCGTATAAGTTGGAATATTTATATTTACATTAAAGAAGTCTTCCATCCACTCATGTGATGCCAGTGTTTTTTTCATTGTAAGTCTTGCATCTTCAAGGAAGAGAACAATGTTTGTATCCTGGTTATCGAGCATCTCTTTTATTGTCTCAAGTGATTTTTCACTTAAGTCTCCGGCTCTTTCTATGAGCAGGGCTCCGGTATCAAGAGATCTGATGGCTTTCTTTATATCTTTTTTATTCAAAAGGTCTGACTTTATCTTTGCGATTTTTCCAAGGAAATCCGGATTTGTCTCCCTTAGATCGTTTGCGAGTGCACCGGCAAGACGTACTCTGGCTGATTCCTCGTTTCCGGTTATTATGACATTTCCGCGGTTTCCGACCATCTCGATATTATCGAGAGCTGATTTTATCAGCTCCGGAAGTTCATGCATGGCAAGGAAATCTGCAAAAATTTCTTTTTCCTCATCAGTAAATCCGGTGACCTCCTTAGGCTGAGGAGCTTTATATTTCTTCTTAGCCTTAATTTCGGCATCATCATTTTTCCTGGATTTTTTAACTTTGCGTGCTTTCTGGGACTCTGCCTTGATTTCCTTCGGTCTGTCATTTTCCCTTATCGAACGCTCTTCAAATTCAACTTCCTCATCCTGCTCATAACGACGCTTAAACTGCTTGCTTTGCGCAGTTTTTCCGGCAGCTATCTTCGGAAGCTCATCTTCTGCTGTCATTTCTGCAGTTATATCTCCCGGAAGCTCTCCGGTCATTTCTGCAGTTATATCTCCTGGAAGCTCTCCGGTCATTTCTGCGCTTATATCTCCCGGAAGTTCTCCGGTCATTTCCGCAGTTATATCCCCTGTATATTCAGCAGTCTTTTTAGCCTCGCTGACAGGTCTCTTTCTTTCCTCTGTTTCAAACGGAATTATCCTTTCCTCTTTTTCATGGATAGGCTGTCCCGTTCTTTTAGCAAATTCAGCAAGATTTTTTCTGATCTCATCCTGAAGGTTTACTGTGCTGTAAACACCGGTGTTAAAAGGCTTTATTTCTATTTCATCAATATTTATCCTGTTAAGGATCTCCTGATGAGGTATTCTCTTTGTGGGCTGATCTGAAACATC is from Lachnospiraceae bacterium C1.1 and encodes:
- the glgB gene encoding 1,4-alpha-glucan branching protein GlgB, translating into MGKHKNKNRNYAQQSSAKNASVGAAKLSEEEKLVKEKNLSEVVPIEAPPTAPAVPQWLKDSEAEKKPEKVYISNDDQYYFGTGTHYDIYKKLGAHLSVENGVEGVYFSVWAPHARNVSLVGDFNEWDTSRNRMERLEPLGIWQTFVPGIKSGTLYKFCIEKRNGGVVYKADPFAQYAELRPGTASRVYFSNFKWSDTKWMSERETKDPNRQPFAIYECHMGSWMRHPHPENDGMYSYREFADRIVEYLQDMKYTHVELMGISEYPFDGSWGYQVTGYYAPTSRYGTPDDFRYLVNKLHENGIGVILDWVPAHFPRDEFGLADFDGEPLFEYTDPRKGEHPDWGTKIFDYGKSEVKNFLIANAIYWMREFHIDGLRVDAVASMLYLDYGKQGGQWVPNRYGGNKNLEAIAFFEHLNSVVLGMFHGTVMIAEESTAWPKVTSKPEDGGLGFTFKWNMGWMHDFCDYMRLDPYFRKDNHYKMTFAMSYNQAENYILVLSHDEVVHLKCSMLNKMPGDKEQKFANLRAGYGFMMAHAGKKLLFMGQEFAQEREWSEARELDWFLLEDPAHAAMKAYVKELLEIYREYPALWELDNKEEGFRWINADDTEKSLYSFVRMDHTKKKNLAVVVNFTPVRRDDYRMGFLKDTTAHLVLNSDEKRFGGTGLLLPKTLKTEKISWDNCDYSIGFPLAPFGVAIYEFD